The DNA sequence GAACTTTACCATTAATATCACTCCGACGCCTGATAATAGCAAgtgaaagcaacaaaaacaaaatcaaaataaagttttagTGTGCAGACtgtaaaatttgtttttgtgttttgcacTTTatctgtgtattttttttttaaactttctatatataatatatatatacttatatataatataagaaagacatgatttgacaataaacagtgatttttgtctcctaaaaatacaatatttatatataaaaatatacataaaagagatatgatttgacaatgaacagtgatttttgtctctcaaactTCAACATCAAatctacaccacttattttaaaatattttaaattacctcaatacacaaaattcaaatataccatatattcaacacacacttatctctattttcaaaacacaaaacaaaacactcaagaCACAGATCCAAACATAAGGCACATGTCCAACAAAATTGACGGTTGATAGTTATCTCTTTTCCTACTTCTCGATGATGTGGTAACAACTGTTCATCCTGTGTAAATCACTTGGACCTGTCACTTAGCCGCTGGATTGAGAGgcatcaattataataattaaaaaaagtagaaaaaaacaTCTATACCTCTAATTTATgatctaattatacaaattatcactatcttttacaaaattatacatataccaatcaaaattcagaaacgtcaatattattacacaaattacccttatttttGGATTGTCAGGAGTGGTttctataattacataaaaaaaacagtggtcatttatataaatagaccataaattaagaattataaacataattatccctaaaagtATTCTACTCAATATTGTTTTTCAcatagatattttatttttagttctgCACACTCATCGAGTATGTTTGATTGTCGGtagttagattttttttaattaattaattatattaattattctttcatgcatgcaaattcaaaattttaattggttatttattttatttttctaattaaataagtgtactaaataattaaactattttataaatatatatatatatatatatatatatatatataaatggagCATGTTTGAATAGGTaagttatttgaaaatgaaagagaaaaaaacatcCGAGAACAACACTTCCCAAGGGAAAAAGTCACTCATCTGGCGTACGTAGGTATCTGCTAAAGCAGTAGTCACGGAGTCGTTCTCTCCAAACCGAGTCGCGACAAGGAACACCGAAGCCGTGACGGTGAGAGAGACAGATGTCCTACACTATAACACACACTCattcacacacatatacaGACATTTGTTCTCAATTTTAGGCTTCGTGTTGGTGTCTTTTTTCGCTGTTTACTGACACTGAAGAAGAATCTGCCTCCACAGAGTGCGTTAAAGCTGTTTCTTTCTCTTGGCCCATCTACATGGAATTCTTTCTTGGTTAACAATGCTAAACCCAACTCGTGAACACTGCcgctttctcttttatatacaCAAGTGCGTTGGCTCTATACCGAAATAGTTCTTGGACTGATTCTGGTGTTTGTTTCTGCAGGCAAAATTCTGCGGAGTTATcggtttcgttgaattttaaaGGTGGGTTTATTGAATTGTGTTTATTCAGTTCTTTGCTTTTGTCATTATGGTTAAAAGGGGTTAgtcaaacattctttaattgTTTGCAgccttttttggtttttaccTTTTCACTTTGTCGGAGAAAAGAAAGCCAGATGAAGGGTAATGGGAttactgtaatatttttgttttcttttcttctctgttCTGGGGCTGGATTACTGCGAATCTTGGGATTCTGTGGGTTTAGATTTTGTGAATAATTGCTTTAATTCCCTCTTTCGTTTGGTCTGTATTGCAGTCAAGAGTTGAGAATCATTGTAGAGGTCACATTGTGGTGTGGAAGTTGCATGCTGGAAAAGACTTGAATTTCCATCTACCTATTTGTGAAAAATTGGGAAATGGGATTCACTGGAATACTCATTAATTTGTGATGGTTTGATGTAGTAAGACTAGTGAAGAGATAGAGTTCCGGTGATGGGAGAAACTTCTGATCAGTGATATGCTGATCTGCAACGCCTATATGCTTATTGGGTTCATCTAGATCAGTTTGAGGTTGGAGGGAGATTTTTAAGGGAGTTTGAGGATGTCGACATGGGAACATTTTGGGGAAATTGCGAATGTAGCACAACTGGCAGGAGTGGATGCTGCAAGTCTGATCGGAATGATTGTGAAGGCAGCAAACACAGCCCGAATGCACAAGAAAAACTGCAGGCAGTTTGCACAGCATCTGAAGCTGATTGGGAATTTATTGGAGTCACTTAGAATTTCGGAGCTCAAAAAGTATCCAGAGACTAGAGAGCCATTGGAGCAGCTTGAGGATGCGTTGAGGAGGTCTTACATTTTGGTGAATAGTTGTCAGGACCGGAGTTATTTCTATCTCCTTGCGATGGGATGGAACATTGTTTACCAGTTCAGGAAGGCCCAAAGTGAGATTGATCGATATTTGAAGATCATACCTCTCATTACCCTTGTTGATAATGCTCGTGTTCGGGTattgttttcctttctctttgaTTTGCAATTAGTTTCTTCGTCAGTGATATATGAATTATACATATTGTTCTCTGTATAACGCCCAACTCTATCTTTGATTTCCAATTTCCGTTTTGATTTTTGCCTGTAGTTTTGTTTTAATTGTGCATTTAAGAGTTATCCCAATATAAAGTTTGATACGAGTAAGTAGTCTCAATTTAAAGTTGGATGCAATTGGTGAGAAGTTGATGCAAATCATGTGGTGAAGCCTCACTTGGcgattcttgaaatttctaaTACCATTTGGTTGTTTCCTTGCATCACTTTACATTGTTGGTTTCCTTATGATCTGCTGTTTTTGGTGCTTTGTAGACATTGTACCAAACTTTTCTGCTGTACAAATGCAACTGTGACTGAAAATCCACCAGCAGTTGAGATGTCAGCTTGAGAATAGAGGTTATCCTCACAATGTTTGTTAGGGTAACTTCTAAGACACCTAATTTCAGGAAATCTGAGGTGAAGTGTGTAGCAAGCCAGCATGAGTATCAGCAGAAGTGCATCTAGATCtacaaataaatttggaattaacTGGTTGTCAACTAAATGAGGTAGAGGCGATCAACTATAAGGAGAGAAGAGACctataacaatttaaaataaataaaatatgtttgagATATGGAGGAGATGTTGAGGCTATAAAAAGcataactatatttattgttgTCATGGCAAAGATTCACTCTTTTCTGTATTTCACTTGGAGCAGTAAAGAGATTCAACTCTAAATCTTTGGCAATTATTTTAACTATTCGATTTCACATGTGTCTTAAAAGAACACTGCTAGGAGAGTATATACTCTTTTTTAACTTGGCTAGGCAAAAGATAAACTTGTATTGACTGTTTTGCCGTCAACTGTTAATGCACCGTCTCTGATACCCTTGTTCTTACAGCTTTATATGAAGAAAAGCTATGAAACTCTCTTTGCGGAAATCATGTTTAGAGATATATCAAACAAATAACGCCACTCTCATTGATTAAACTTGTTTTCTGATTCATATCCCAGAACGTCACCGCATATCATAGTCAGGCAGAGTAAAAAGGACTTGGATATACTGGTTGCCCTTGAGCTCAGataattattgttttccttaacttatattaatttgctTTACATGTTGTCAGGAACGACTCGAAATGATTGAAAGGGACCAACATGAGTATACCTTGGATGATGAGGACAGGAAGATACAACATGTGATTCTGAAGCGTGAGCCCTCACAGCATGACACCATTGTTTTGAAGAAAACCCTTTCTTGTTCCTACCCAAACATGCCCATTTGCGAGGccatacaaaaagaaaatcagaagCTTCAATTAGAACTGCAACATTCACAAGCTAATTTGGA is a window from the Sesamum indicum cultivar Zhongzhi No. 13 linkage group LG15, S_indicum_v1.0, whole genome shotgun sequence genome containing:
- the LOC105178180 gene encoding protein MID1-COMPLEMENTING ACTIVITY 1, coding for MSTWEHFGEIANVAQLAGVDAASLIGMIVKAANTARMHKKNCRQFAQHLKLIGNLLESLRISELKKYPETREPLEQLEDALRRSYILVNSCQDRSYFYLLAMGWNIVYQFRKAQSEIDRYLKIIPLITLVDNARVRERLEMIERDQHEYTLDDEDRKIQHVILKREPSQHDTIVLKKTLSCSYPNMPICEAIQKENQKLQLELQHSQANLDVGQCEVIQHLLEVTEAVAANSLPEKTSFTKESKVEQVYVDVSSEKEHYDKNYSRNSEKQEASGNTSSVSSRRDLLSFKGAQDEWHSDLLGCCSEPLLCLKTMLFPCGTFSRIASVATNRHISPAEACNDLMAYSLILSCCCYTCCIRKKLRGMLNIKGGLFDDFLSHLMCCCCALVQEWREVEIRQVKGHQKTTTCPPTIQYIEY